The following are encoded together in the Lentisphaerota bacterium genome:
- a CDS encoding thioredoxin family protein, with the protein MKQGIMRAAWLAVAGFSVCGWAQEAVKPAPDFTLKDIAGAEHSLAASKGSYVVLEWTNFDCPFVRKHYETDNMQALQKTYTEKGVIWLTICSSAPNKQGHLTPEQWAERVTQYKAVPTALLLDADGKVGKLYGAKTTPQMVIINPEGNVIYTGAIDDQPKLEREKMKDAVNYVKQTLDAAMADKPVEVSATAPYGCSVKY; encoded by the coding sequence ATGAAACAGGGAATCATGCGGGCCGCTTGGCTTGCTGTTGCGGGATTTTCGGTGTGCGGATGGGCGCAGGAGGCTGTCAAGCCGGCCCCCGATTTCACCCTGAAGGACATCGCGGGAGCGGAGCACAGCCTTGCTGCCTCCAAGGGGAGTTACGTCGTGTTGGAATGGACGAACTTCGACTGTCCCTTCGTGCGCAAGCACTATGAGACCGACAACATGCAGGCCCTTCAAAAGACCTACACGGAAAAGGGCGTGATCTGGCTGACCATCTGCTCTTCGGCACCGAACAAACAAGGGCACCTGACCCCCGAACAGTGGGCGGAGCGTGTCACGCAATATAAAGCGGTCCCGACCGCGCTGCTCCTCGATGCCGACGGCAAGGTGGGCAAGCTCTACGGAGCCAAGACCACACCGCAGATGGTGATCATCAACCCTGAGGGCAACGTGATTTACACCGGCGCCATCGACGACCAGCCCAAGCTCGAGCGCGAGAAGATGAAGGACGCGGTCAACTACGTGAAACAGACGCTTGATGCCGCGATGGCCGACAAGCCTGTCGAGGTCTCCGCGACAGCGCCTTACGGTTGCTCAGTGAAATACTGA